GGCTGGCGCGGGCGAACGGACGGCTCCAGGTGCGGCGCGAGCACGTGGCGCTGGAGCCCGCGACCATGCTCGCGATGCTCCGGCTGTCGGGCGCGGGGATGGTGCAGGCGCTGGTGAGCACGTCCAGCTGGGTGGTGCTGGTGCGCATCGTGTCGTCGTTCGGCAGCACGGCGCTGGCGGGCTACACCATCGCCATCCGCATCACGCTGTTCGCGCTGATGCCCGCGTGGGGCCTGGGCAACGCGGCCTCCACGCTGCTGGGCCAGAGCATGGGGGCGGGGGACCCGGACCGGGGGGAGCGGGCGGTGTGGCTCGCGGGCCGCTACAACCTCATCGTGCTGGGCAGCATCGGGCTGGGGTTCTTCCTCTTCGCCACGCCGCTTTTGGGGGCCTTCACGACGGACCCGGCGGTGGTGGAGGCGGGGGCCACGGCGCTGCGCATCTTCAGCCTGAGCTTCCTGTCCTGCGCGTACGGCATGGTCATCACGTCCGCGTTCAACGGCGCGGGGGACACCCGGACGCCCACGCTCATCGACCTGGGCTGCCTCTGGGCGCTGGAGCTGCCGCTGGCGTGGGTGCTGGCGGAGCCGCTGGGCCTGGGCGCGGTGGGCGCGTACATCGCGGTGCCGGTGGCCTTCGCGGCGATGTCCGTGCTGGGCATCGTGCTGTTCAAGCGCGGCCGTTGGAAGACGCGCGTGGTGTAGCGCTCAGGGCAGGCAGATCTCAAAGCCGGTGCGTCCCCCCGGAAAGGTCCTGGGGGGGCGCGACGCGGGCGTGACGGCGTAGAGGTGGAAGTCCAGCCGCCGCTGGAGGAAGCCCTCGAGCGCGGGCGCCAGCGGGTCGCTGGCGTCCTGCTGCACGGTGAAGAAGTGGAAGCCCTGGCCGTGGAACGCGGCGTAGACGGCGTCGAGCAGCGCGCGGAAGACGGCGGGGTCCTCCGTGGGGACGCTGGTGTTGCAGAGGTAGAAGTAGCGGAAGTCGCCGCCGGGCGCGGGCAGGCGCGGCGCCCCGGTGACGGTGGCCAGCGCGTTGAAGCCCCGGCGCACCCACTTCATGGCGCCCCGGTACGCGAGCACGCGGTAGCGCTTCACGGCGGCGGGGTCCCACGCGGAGGTGCACCCCACCAGGCGCCCGGACGCATCGAACGCGAGGAACGCGTCCTCCACGCGGAGGCCCGGCCAGTGCGCGAAGCGGTGCTGCAGCTCCCCGGCGTCGTAGCGGTAGCCGAAGGGGCGCGAGCGGTGGTCCGCGTCCAGCAGCGCGGCCATGGCGGGCACGTCCGCG
This Corallococcus silvisoli DNA region includes the following protein-coding sequences:
- a CDS encoding GNAT family N-acetyltransferase — its product is MSLLRRATRDDNAALLDLFGDVPMTGDLVLSTQRSPDYFGLFAMQRGEAEVWAHGEASRLDGMGAIHIRDGWLEGRPCRVGYLGDLRTRFSARRARGLARFYGPVLEETSQRLGVDVFLTAVMASNAAALQALVRRAPSRDAQPHYHLMRAFSAVSLQFVLRRRPRPSPYSVRRATAADVPAMAALLDADHRSRPFGYRYDAGELQHRFAHWPGLRVEDAFLAFDASGRLVGCTSAWDPAAVKRYRVLAYRGAMKWVRRGFNALATVTGAPRLPAPGGDFRYFYLCNTSVPTEDPAVFRALLDAVYAAFHGQGFHFFTVQQDASDPLAPALEGFLQRRLDFHLYAVTPASRPPRTFPGGRTGFEICLP